One window of Meiothermus sp. Pnk-1 genomic DNA carries:
- the topA gene encoding type I DNA topoisomerase, producing the protein MANKGTLVIVESPAKAKSIAKMLGAGYEVKASKGHVADLPERDLGVDVERDFAPEYEVKKDKKPVVDELKRAAKGKDVLIATDPDREGEAIGWHVARLLELDPSRPMRVEFHEITPRVVREAIRNPRPIDQSLVDAQQARRVLDRLVGYNLSPLLAQEFRRRALSAGRVQSVALRLLVEREAEIEAFVPQEYWTVAGLFESGPERFKAMLYSVEGERVQTAERFLLTSEARTREVVERIRQVPQWRIGKIDRRERRRSPAAPFTTSTLQQAASGRLGWTAGRTMRVAQKLYEGIDLPEGTVGLITYMRTDSVRVSQEALAEVREVIAQRFGHPYLPDKPNFYSGKKTASTQDAHEAIRPTSPSRTPDSIRKHLTEEEYRLYDLIWRRFVASQMTPALFDQTTVTVEGGRFVFRATGSILKFDGYLKVWGRESEEEADSSLPNLSEGSYTRLLELEPEQHFTEPPSRYTDASLVKTLEELGIGRPSTYAPTIDTLEKRLYLERNGKTLKPTPLGKDVVRWLVEHFPRVVAYDFTATMEDHLDRIEEGKVPWPKVVREFYEPFMEEVSRLPRRTCPVCGRPMEVKVSRFGQFLGCTGYPECRHTERLEAKRAAEPIGEACPKCHQGELVRRHGRYGSFISCSRYPECDYSRDEAPSTGIECPKCHAGEIVQKISRRGKPYYRCNNCDFLSFDRVLESKCPICGWNEIQKGRDKTACSNPDCERYGGPDLKALHERRENGKAPNAKRKAASAQGKKKPATWKDLEPLVARLNLPAQEAEVVRRTQGQQKAVPEAAKALNLPEDEALTLFRKGMFKLRMAYGRSKKEAVTA; encoded by the coding sequence ATGGCAAACAAAGGAACTTTAGTCATCGTCGAATCCCCGGCCAAAGCCAAGAGCATCGCCAAGATGCTCGGGGCCGGTTACGAGGTCAAAGCCAGCAAAGGCCATGTGGCCGACCTCCCTGAGCGCGATTTGGGGGTGGATGTCGAGCGGGATTTCGCTCCCGAATACGAGGTCAAGAAGGACAAAAAACCGGTGGTGGACGAACTCAAACGGGCCGCCAAGGGCAAGGATGTGCTGATCGCCACCGACCCCGACCGTGAGGGTGAGGCCATCGGCTGGCATGTGGCGCGGCTGCTGGAGTTGGACCCCTCGAGGCCCATGCGCGTCGAGTTCCATGAGATTACTCCCCGCGTGGTGCGCGAGGCCATCCGCAACCCCCGCCCCATCGACCAAAGCCTGGTAGACGCCCAGCAGGCCCGGCGCGTCCTCGACCGGCTGGTGGGGTATAACCTCTCTCCCTTGTTGGCCCAGGAGTTTCGCCGCCGGGCGCTCTCCGCCGGGCGGGTGCAGTCGGTGGCGCTCCGGCTGCTGGTCGAGCGCGAGGCCGAGATCGAAGCCTTTGTGCCCCAAGAGTACTGGACGGTCGCAGGGCTGTTCGAGAGCGGTCCGGAGCGCTTTAAAGCCATGCTCTACAGCGTGGAGGGCGAACGGGTGCAGACCGCCGAGAGGTTCCTGCTTACCAGCGAAGCCCGAACCCGCGAGGTAGTGGAGCGCATCCGGCAGGTTCCCCAGTGGCGCATCGGCAAGATCGACCGGCGCGAGCGGCGGCGCTCCCCCGCGGCTCCCTTCACCACCTCGACCCTGCAACAAGCCGCCAGCGGACGCCTGGGCTGGACCGCAGGGCGCACCATGCGCGTCGCCCAAAAGCTTTACGAGGGCATTGACCTGCCCGAGGGCACGGTGGGCCTCATCACCTATATGCGCACCGACTCGGTACGGGTCTCGCAGGAAGCCCTGGCGGAAGTGCGCGAGGTGATCGCCCAGCGGTTTGGGCACCCCTACTTACCCGATAAGCCCAACTTCTACAGCGGCAAGAAAACTGCGAGCACCCAGGACGCCCACGAAGCCATCCGCCCGACCTCACCCAGCCGCACCCCCGACTCCATACGAAAACACCTCACCGAGGAGGAATACCGGCTCTACGACCTGATCTGGCGGCGCTTTGTAGCTAGCCAGATGACCCCGGCGCTGTTCGACCAGACCACGGTGACGGTCGAGGGAGGCCGTTTCGTGTTTCGTGCCACGGGCTCGATCCTCAAGTTCGACGGCTACTTGAAGGTCTGGGGCCGCGAATCCGAGGAGGAAGCCGACAGCTCGTTGCCCAATCTCAGCGAGGGAAGTTACACCCGGCTTTTGGAGCTCGAGCCCGAACAGCACTTCACCGAGCCCCCCTCGCGCTACACCGACGCCTCGCTGGTGAAGACCCTGGAGGAGCTGGGCATCGGACGCCCCTCCACCTACGCCCCTACCATAGATACCCTGGAGAAGCGGCTGTACCTCGAGCGCAACGGAAAAACCCTCAAACCTACCCCGCTTGGCAAGGACGTGGTGCGGTGGTTGGTGGAGCACTTCCCCCGGGTGGTGGCCTACGACTTTACCGCCACCATGGAAGATCACCTCGACCGGATCGAAGAGGGCAAGGTACCCTGGCCTAAGGTGGTGCGCGAGTTTTACGAGCCCTTCATGGAGGAGGTGAGTCGCCTGCCGCGCCGGACGTGTCCGGTCTGCGGCCGGCCGATGGAGGTCAAGGTGAGCCGTTTTGGGCAGTTCTTGGGCTGCACTGGCTATCCCGAGTGCCGCCACACCGAGCGGCTCGAGGCTAAGCGGGCCGCCGAGCCCATCGGCGAGGCGTGCCCCAAATGCCACCAGGGTGAGTTGGTGCGCCGCCACGGGCGCTACGGCAGCTTCATCAGCTGCAGCCGTTACCCCGAGTGCGACTACTCCCGCGACGAAGCCCCATCCACGGGCATAGAATGCCCCAAGTGCCACGCCGGGGAGATCGTGCAGAAGATCTCCAGGCGCGGCAAGCCCTACTACCGCTGCAACAATTGCGATTTCCTCTCCTTTGACCGGGTGCTCGAGTCCAAGTGCCCCATCTGCGGCTGGAACGAGATCCAAAAAGGACGCGATAAGACCGCCTGTTCCAACCCCGATTGCGAACGCTACGGCGGGCCCGACCTCAAGGCGCTGCACGAGCGGCGGGAGAACGGAAAGGCCCCGAACGCCAAGCGCAAAGCGGCCAGCGCCCAGGGTAAGAAAAAGCCCGCGACCTGGAAGGACCTCGAGCCCCTGGTGGCGCGGCTAAACCTACCGGCCCAGGAAGCCGAGGTAGTGCGGCGCACCCAGGGGCAGCAAAAAGCGGTTCCCGAAGCCGCCAAGGCCCTGAACCTACCCGAAGATGAAGCCCTCACCCTCTTCCGCAAGGGCATGTTCAAGCTGCGCATGGCCTACGGGCGCAGCAAGAAAGAAGCCGTTACCGCGTGA
- a CDS encoding ABC transporter substrate-binding protein has protein sequence MKKYFGVLLAGLAALSPALAQNKVKLTIESWRNDDLKIWQETILPAFMKKHPNIEVVFAPSAPTEYNAVLDTKLKAGTAGDLITCRPFDKSLELFNAKYLEGLNDLPGMNNFSEVAKAAWSTDDGKTTFCVPMASVIHGFLYNKAIFRELGLTAPKTEAEFLATLQKIQASGKYSPLVMGTKDQWESATMGYQNIGPTLWKGEVGRKGLIAGTQQYNKGGFLQAFEALAKWRPFLPRGYQALAYPDAQNLFAQGRGAIYPAGSWDIGVFRQMNPKLELGAFKPYTFPNLGATQCVINDHPDIAIGLNAASKNKEAARTFLSWVASDEFAQLYANALPGFFPLANVSYTVSDPVAQEFLSWRKQCQTSFRTAYQILSRNANPNNENDLWNASAQVLNGTMTPKQAADFVQSRLASWYGPQRGK, from the coding sequence ATGAAAAAGTACTTTGGAGTGTTGCTAGCGGGTTTGGCGGCGCTATCCCCGGCGCTGGCCCAGAACAAGGTCAAGCTCACCATCGAAAGCTGGCGCAACGACGACCTCAAGATCTGGCAGGAGACCATCCTCCCGGCTTTCATGAAGAAGCATCCCAACATCGAGGTGGTGTTCGCGCCCTCGGCCCCCACCGAGTACAACGCGGTGCTGGACACCAAGCTCAAAGCCGGAACCGCTGGAGACCTCATCACCTGCCGCCCCTTCGACAAGAGCCTCGAGCTCTTCAACGCCAAGTACCTCGAGGGCCTCAACGACCTGCCTGGCATGAACAACTTCTCCGAGGTAGCCAAGGCTGCCTGGAGCACCGACGACGGTAAGACCACCTTCTGCGTGCCCATGGCCTCGGTGATCCACGGCTTCCTCTATAACAAGGCCATCTTTCGTGAACTCGGGCTTACTGCGCCCAAAACCGAGGCCGAGTTCCTAGCGACTTTGCAAAAAATCCAGGCCAGCGGCAAGTACTCGCCCTTGGTGATGGGCACCAAGGACCAGTGGGAGTCGGCCACTATGGGCTACCAGAACATCGGCCCCACCCTCTGGAAAGGGGAGGTGGGGCGCAAGGGCCTCATCGCCGGGACCCAGCAGTACAACAAGGGAGGCTTCTTGCAGGCGTTCGAGGCCCTCGCCAAGTGGCGGCCCTTCCTGCCTCGCGGCTACCAGGCCCTGGCCTACCCTGACGCACAGAACCTCTTCGCCCAGGGGCGTGGGGCGATTTACCCTGCTGGCTCATGGGACATCGGCGTTTTTCGGCAGATGAACCCCAAGCTCGAGCTCGGCGCTTTCAAGCCTTACACCTTCCCCAATCTCGGGGCCACCCAGTGCGTCATCAACGATCATCCGGACATCGCCATCGGCCTCAACGCCGCCAGCAAGAATAAAGAGGCTGCTCGCACCTTCCTCTCCTGGGTCGCCAGCGACGAGTTCGCCCAGCTGTACGCCAACGCCCTGCCTGGGTTCTTCCCGCTGGCCAACGTGAGCTACACCGTCTCTGACCCGGTGGCCCAGGAGTTCTTAAGCTGGCGCAAGCAATGCCAGACCTCCTTCCGCACCGCCTACCAGATCCTCTCCCGCAACGCCAACCCCAACAACGAGAACGACCTGTGGAACGCTTCGGCCCAGGTCTTGAACGGCACCATGACCCCCAAGCAGGCCGCCGACTTTGTGCAGTCGCGGTTAGCCTCGTGGTACGGACCGCAGAGAGGCAAGTAA
- a CDS encoding carbohydrate ABC transporter permease: MTYPLLGSLVLSLQNKSAAGTETFVGLHNYHTLFTAPEWSKPFWNAFWNNVKFFAIHMLVQNPVGLLLAALLVSRIRGAWLYRTIIFTPTILSVVIIGFAWKLILNPAWGISQGILDAVGLGNLNQPWLGLESTALPTLSLISVWQNVGIPMMLFLAALIRIPDELIEAARVDGAGAWTIFWRVQFPLILPTVGIVAVLTFVGNFNAFDLIYATQGALAGPNFASDILGTFFFRTFFGYQLQPGDPYMGATVAGVMLLIILSGVLVYLFAWQRRLQNVQF, from the coding sequence ATGACCTACCCGCTGCTGGGTTCGCTGGTGCTGTCCTTGCAGAACAAGTCTGCCGCCGGTACGGAGACTTTCGTGGGGCTGCACAACTACCACACCCTCTTTACTGCCCCGGAGTGGTCAAAGCCTTTTTGGAATGCCTTTTGGAACAACGTCAAGTTTTTTGCCATTCACATGTTGGTGCAAAACCCGGTGGGCCTGCTGCTGGCGGCCTTGTTGGTGAGCCGTATCCGGGGGGCTTGGCTCTACCGCACGATTATCTTCACCCCCACCATCCTCTCGGTGGTGATCATCGGTTTCGCCTGGAAGCTGATCCTGAACCCGGCCTGGGGTATCTCGCAGGGGATTCTGGATGCGGTGGGGTTGGGAAACCTCAACCAGCCATGGTTGGGGCTCGAGTCCACTGCCCTGCCTACCTTGTCGCTGATCTCGGTGTGGCAGAACGTCGGCATCCCCATGATGCTCTTCCTGGCCGCCCTGATCCGTATTCCCGACGAGCTGATAGAGGCCGCCCGGGTGGACGGGGCAGGGGCTTGGACGATCTTCTGGAGGGTCCAGTTCCCCCTCATCCTGCCTACGGTGGGCATCGTTGCGGTGCTGACGTTTGTGGGTAACTTCAACGCCTTCGACTTGATCTACGCCACCCAGGGGGCTCTGGCCGGGCCTAACTTCGCCAGCGACATCCTGGGGACCTTCTTCTTCCGCACGTTCTTTGGCTACCAGCTCCAGCCCGGCGACCCCTATATGGGGGCCACGGTGGCCGGGGTGATGCTGCTGATCATCTTGAGCGGGGTGCTGGTGTACCTGTTCGCTTGGCAGCGGCGCCTGCAGAATGTCCAGTTCTAG
- a CDS encoding carbohydrate ABC transporter permease, whose amino-acid sequence MARAHWLRVIGLHIALIAYSILALFPVLLVVLNAFKDKLAIFSAPYALPNAQTFTLEGFRTLAATANFPAYFLNSFLVTAGSLLLIILVSSMAAFALAEYAFRLNTVIALYLSIGIMVPIRLGTIGILQLAVKLDLVNTLWILILVYTAQGIPLAVFVLTSFMRQLPKDLKDAARIDGASEYRIYWLTLPLVRPAIGSVLAISMIPIWNDLWFPLILAPGESTKTIVLGASVFLGQFVNDYNAVLAALTLAIVPAVVLYLIFSQQLIRGITAGAVR is encoded by the coding sequence GTGGCGCGTGCTCATTGGCTGCGGGTCATCGGCCTTCATATCGCCCTGATCGCTTACTCGATCCTGGCTTTGTTCCCGGTGTTGCTGGTGGTTCTCAACGCCTTCAAGGACAAGCTCGCAATTTTCAGCGCGCCCTACGCCTTGCCGAACGCCCAGACCTTTACCCTCGAGGGCTTCCGCACCCTCGCGGCCACCGCCAACTTTCCGGCGTACTTCCTCAACAGCTTTTTGGTCACGGCGGGCTCGCTGCTACTGATCATCCTGGTAAGTTCGATGGCCGCTTTTGCCCTCGCCGAGTACGCCTTTCGGCTCAACACCGTCATCGCTCTCTATCTCTCTATCGGCATTATGGTGCCGATCCGGCTGGGCACCATCGGGATTCTCCAGCTTGCAGTTAAGCTCGATTTGGTCAATACTTTGTGGATCTTGATCCTGGTCTACACCGCCCAGGGCATCCCGCTCGCGGTGTTCGTGCTGACGTCTTTCATGCGGCAACTGCCCAAGGACCTAAAAGACGCCGCCCGCATAGACGGCGCCAGCGAGTACCGCATCTACTGGCTCACCCTACCCCTGGTGCGCCCCGCTATCGGCTCGGTGCTGGCGATCTCGATGATTCCCATCTGGAACGATCTTTGGTTCCCTCTCATTCTGGCCCCCGGCGAGTCGACCAAAACTATCGTATTGGGGGCCAGCGTGTTTTTGGGGCAGTTTGTCAACGATTACAACGCGGTGCTGGCTGCGCTGACCTTAGCGATTGTCCCGGCGGTGGTCTTATACCTGATCTTTTCCCAGCAGCTCATTCGGGGCATCACCGCGGGGGCGGTGAGGTGA
- a CDS encoding Gfo/Idh/MocA family protein has product MRVGIVGSGVMGEVHAAGWRSTEAELAGCFSANPEQARRLAEEYGMKVYRDYSALLEDVDIVDICVPTYLHKAMVLEAAAARKHVICEKPIALTFKDGQEMIAACEEAGVRFFVAMVVRFFPQYRLSRELVAKGQIGQLGVLRLKRVSYPPHKPADNWYADEARSGGMVVDLMIHDFDYARWLGGEVERVFARANQATDGLGQYAQVILRHKSGPMALVEGGWVYPPGVFRTALDLSGTDGLIEWSSDEHAPLRSFTLTRQGGGAAVGLPVAGLAEDPYALELQHAYRAIASGEPFEVTPQDALEALRIALAAKESIRTGKPVNL; this is encoded by the coding sequence ATGCGCGTAGGAATCGTGGGAAGCGGGGTGATGGGCGAGGTTCACGCGGCGGGGTGGCGAAGCACCGAGGCCGAGTTGGCAGGGTGTTTTTCGGCGAACCCGGAGCAAGCGCGGCGCTTGGCCGAAGAGTACGGGATGAAGGTCTACCGGGATTATTCCGCGTTGCTCGAGGACGTGGACATCGTCGACATCTGCGTACCGACATACCTGCACAAGGCCATGGTGCTCGAGGCCGCCGCAGCTAGAAAACACGTGATCTGCGAGAAACCCATCGCCCTGACGTTCAAAGACGGCCAGGAGATGATCGCCGCCTGCGAGGAGGCCGGGGTGCGGTTCTTCGTGGCGATGGTGGTGCGGTTTTTCCCTCAGTACCGGCTCTCCCGCGAACTGGTAGCCAAGGGGCAGATTGGCCAGCTGGGGGTGTTGCGGCTCAAGCGGGTCTCCTACCCGCCGCACAAGCCGGCGGATAACTGGTACGCCGACGAAGCCCGGTCGGGGGGGATGGTGGTGGACTTGATGATCCACGACTTCGATTACGCCCGCTGGCTGGGGGGCGAGGTGGAGCGGGTGTTCGCTCGAGCCAACCAGGCCACCGACGGCCTCGGCCAGTACGCCCAGGTGATTTTGCGGCACAAAAGCGGCCCGATGGCCCTGGTAGAGGGAGGTTGGGTGTACCCACCGGGTGTGTTCCGCACCGCCCTTGACCTCTCCGGCACCGACGGCCTCATCGAGTGGAGTTCCGACGAACACGCCCCGCTGCGGAGCTTCACCCTCACCCGCCAAGGGGGAGGTGCCGCGGTGGGCCTGCCGGTGGCGGGCTTGGCCGAGGATCCCTATGCCCTCGAGCTCCAACATGCCTACCGCGCCATCGCGAGCGGCGAACCATTTGAGGTGACCCCTCAGGACGCCCTCGAGGCCCTGCGCATCGCCCTGGCCGCCAAGGAGTCCATCCGCACCGGCAAGCCCGTCAATTTGTGA
- a CDS encoding Gfo/Idh/MocA family protein: protein MRIGMLSFAHLHAEGYQALLRAIPGVELVGFSHEEAEEGRHFAAEYGLRWYPSHQELLAEGLDGVVVCSENARHRELVEMAAEARCHVLCEKPIATRLEDARAMQAACERNGVHFMTAFPMRFAPSAQALRSAIRQGQLGWVYGVNGINHSEIPKAHRAWFADGGLAGGGAVMDHVVHLADLLRWYFGAEATEVYAEVDNLFYPGAVEVDTAGLLLLSLSNGVQASIDCSWSRPTWYPRWGHLKMEVVGERGALVLDAFAQYVTLYARNAPRKVSWVGFGPDPNRGMLEEFVASIRERRPPAVTWNDGYQALRVALAAYESAQAKEPVRLSG from the coding sequence ATGCGCATCGGGATGCTTTCCTTTGCCCATCTACACGCCGAGGGATACCAGGCCCTCCTCCGGGCCATCCCGGGGGTCGAGCTGGTGGGGTTTTCCCACGAGGAGGCCGAGGAGGGTCGGCACTTCGCGGCGGAGTACGGCCTGCGCTGGTATCCAAGCCACCAAGAACTGCTGGCCGAGGGGCTAGACGGGGTGGTGGTCTGTTCGGAGAACGCCCGCCACCGCGAGCTGGTAGAGATGGCCGCCGAGGCCCGCTGCCACGTGCTGTGCGAGAAGCCCATCGCAACCCGTCTCGAGGACGCCCGGGCCATGCAAGCCGCCTGTGAGCGGAACGGGGTACACTTCATGACCGCTTTTCCTATGCGCTTCGCCCCTTCAGCGCAGGCCCTTCGGAGCGCAATCCGGCAGGGACAGCTGGGCTGGGTGTACGGGGTCAACGGGATCAACCACTCGGAGATCCCTAAGGCCCACCGGGCCTGGTTTGCGGATGGAGGGCTGGCCGGGGGTGGCGCGGTGATGGACCATGTGGTGCACCTGGCTGACCTGCTGCGCTGGTACTTCGGCGCCGAAGCGACCGAGGTCTACGCCGAGGTGGACAATCTCTTTTACCCGGGAGCGGTGGAGGTGGATACCGCAGGGCTCTTGCTCCTTTCGCTTTCCAATGGGGTCCAGGCCAGCATTGACTGCTCCTGGAGCCGCCCCACCTGGTACCCCCGCTGGGGCCACCTGAAGATGGAGGTGGTGGGAGAGCGCGGCGCGCTGGTGCTGGATGCTTTTGCCCAGTACGTGACGCTGTACGCGCGCAACGCCCCCCGTAAGGTGAGCTGGGTGGGCTTCGGCCCTGACCCCAACCGGGGAATGTTAGAGGAGTTTGTCGCCAGCATTCGTGAGCGGCGCCCACCTGCCGTGACCTGGAACGATGGCTACCAGGCTTTGCGGGTAGCGCTGGCGGCCTACGAATCGGCCCAGGCCAAAGAACCGGTGCGGCTCTCAGGGTGA
- a CDS encoding cyclopropane-fatty-acyl-phospholipid synthase family protein: MAGKTREDLPALRLLERLLPRERSFAVRMGEHLLPATQAAQATVVLHPRLLERLAPPLDLALGEAYARGELEVEGDLEAVLAALEGLEPSSLRVLAGWGKAQGLPRLAAMLRGRPHSKSRDRAAIQHHYDLSNRFYELWLDKRMVYSCAYFPTGQETLDQAQEAKLEHICRKLRLRPGERLLDVGCGWGGLVIYAAQRYGVEALGITLSTAQLEEARARVKAAGLEGRVRIEALDYRDVGGSFDKAASVGMAEHVGHENLGRYFQVVWECLEPGGLFMHHVITRGPVPPSVPAWVASGEFMRRYIFPDGEILPLWQNLQAAEAVGFEVRDVEDLREHYARTLRLWRKNLEARFQEAVEEVGLERARLWRLYLAGSAHQFAYGHLSIHQSLLAKPGQGSRVELPPSRADLYRPYTAVNPG; this comes from the coding sequence ATGGCGGGCAAAACTCGGGAAGACCTACCGGCGTTGCGGCTGTTGGAAAGGCTTCTCCCGCGCGAGCGGAGCTTTGCGGTACGTATGGGAGAACACCTGCTGCCTGCTACCCAAGCGGCCCAGGCTACCGTAGTGCTCCACCCGCGCCTCCTCGAGCGGCTGGCCCCGCCGCTGGATTTGGCCTTGGGCGAGGCGTACGCGCGAGGAGAGCTCGAGGTCGAAGGGGACCTAGAAGCGGTGTTGGCTGCGCTAGAAGGGCTCGAGCCCTCCTCTTTGCGGGTGCTGGCTGGGTGGGGCAAGGCCCAAGGCCTGCCCCGGCTCGCCGCCATGTTGCGCGGACGGCCCCATTCCAAGTCTCGCGACCGAGCGGCCATCCAGCACCACTACGACCTCTCCAACCGCTTCTACGAGCTTTGGTTGGACAAGCGGATGGTCTACTCTTGCGCTTACTTCCCTACCGGCCAGGAAACCCTGGATCAAGCTCAAGAGGCCAAGCTCGAGCACATCTGTAGGAAGCTCCGCCTCAGGCCGGGCGAGCGCTTGCTGGACGTGGGCTGCGGGTGGGGTGGGCTGGTCATCTATGCGGCCCAGCGCTACGGGGTAGAGGCTTTGGGGATCACCCTCTCCACTGCGCAGCTCGAGGAGGCGCGGGCCCGGGTCAAAGCGGCGGGGCTCGAGGGGCGGGTGCGCATCGAGGCCCTCGACTACCGCGACGTCGGCGGCAGTTTTGACAAGGCCGCCAGCGTAGGCATGGCCGAGCACGTCGGGCACGAGAACCTGGGGCGCTACTTCCAGGTGGTCTGGGAATGCCTTGAGCCGGGCGGGCTCTTCATGCACCACGTCATCACCCGGGGGCCGGTTCCGCCCTCGGTGCCCGCCTGGGTGGCTTCGGGTGAGTTCATGCGCCGCTATATCTTCCCTGACGGGGAGATCTTGCCCCTGTGGCAAAACCTCCAGGCCGCGGAAGCGGTAGGCTTCGAGGTGCGCGACGTGGAGGATCTGCGTGAACACTACGCCCGTACCCTGCGCCTGTGGCGCAAGAACCTCGAGGCTCGCTTCCAGGAGGCGGTGGAGGAGGTGGGTCTCGAGCGCGCCCGGCTATGGCGGCTCTACCTGGCCGGCTCGGCCCACCAATTCGCCTACGGGCACCTCTCGATCCACCAGAGCTTGCTGGCCAAGCCGGGGCAAGGAAGCCGGGTGGAGTTGCCGCCCTCGAGGGCTGATTTGTACCGCCCCTACACCGCCGTAAACCCCGGGTAG
- a CDS encoding acetyl-CoA hydrolase/transferase family protein, whose product MKATRTGKALRRSEVGKLYHAKLVGLETAAEFVQSHSRVFISGNAATPIPLLEALAARKDELQNVELIHVLQLGPDPFLAPEMEGHFRRRSLFVGPADREAVNGGRADYVPISLHQVPWLFKRGVLPLDFALVQVSPPDEFGFVSLGVEVIAAKAAVESARKVIALVNPQMPRTLGDTFVHVSKFAAFVEVDTPLPTLPRAPCGEVEARIGKYVADLIDDGCTLQMGIGAIPDAVLANLEGRQDLGIHTEMISDGVMEALERGLVTGIKKTLLPGKVVGTFVLGSERLYRFVHNNPLFEMRPADWVNDPFNIARNDRMIAINSALEVDLTGQVCADSIGTKIYSGFGGQLDFIRGAAASDGGKPIIALPSTGKNGTLSRIVPLLKPGAGVVTTRADVHYVVTEYGVAELFGKSLRERAQALIEIAHPNFREELSKAAFERGLLPKSYPGFTAV is encoded by the coding sequence ATGAAGGCCACCCGTACCGGAAAAGCCCTCCGGCGAAGCGAGGTCGGCAAGCTCTACCACGCCAAACTGGTGGGCCTCGAGACCGCCGCCGAGTTCGTCCAAAGCCACTCCAGGGTCTTCATCTCCGGGAACGCCGCTACCCCCATCCCCCTTTTGGAAGCCTTGGCGGCCCGCAAGGACGAGCTACAAAACGTCGAGCTAATCCACGTGCTTCAGCTCGGGCCGGACCCCTTTTTGGCCCCCGAGATGGAAGGCCACTTCCGCCGCCGCTCGCTCTTCGTCGGCCCTGCGGACCGAGAGGCGGTGAATGGGGGTCGGGCGGACTACGTGCCGATCTCCTTGCACCAAGTCCCCTGGTTGTTCAAGCGCGGGGTGCTGCCGCTGGACTTCGCACTGGTGCAGGTCTCACCGCCCGACGAGTTCGGCTTCGTAAGCCTGGGGGTGGAGGTCATCGCGGCCAAGGCGGCGGTCGAGAGCGCCAGGAAAGTCATCGCCTTGGTCAACCCGCAGATGCCCCGCACGCTGGGCGATACCTTCGTCCACGTCTCGAAGTTCGCGGCCTTCGTGGAGGTAGATACGCCCCTGCCCACCCTGCCGCGCGCCCCCTGCGGCGAGGTCGAGGCCAGGATCGGCAAGTACGTGGCCGACCTGATTGACGACGGCTGCACCCTACAGATGGGCATCGGGGCCATCCCCGACGCGGTGCTGGCCAACCTTGAGGGCCGCCAGGACCTGGGTATCCACACCGAGATGATCTCCGACGGGGTGATGGAAGCGCTCGAGCGCGGCTTGGTGACAGGGATCAAAAAGACCCTGCTGCCCGGCAAGGTGGTTGGCACCTTCGTGCTGGGCTCCGAGCGGCTATACCGCTTCGTGCACAACAATCCGCTTTTCGAGATGCGCCCCGCCGACTGGGTCAACGATCCTTTCAACATCGCCCGCAACGACCGGATGATCGCCATCAACTCGGCCTTGGAAGTAGATCTCACCGGGCAGGTCTGTGCGGATTCCATCGGGACCAAGATTTACTCCGGCTTCGGCGGGCAGCTCGATTTCATCCGGGGGGCGGCGGCCAGCGACGGCGGAAAGCCGATCATCGCCCTCCCCTCCACGGGCAAAAACGGGACGCTCTCGCGCATCGTCCCGCTACTCAAGCCCGGAGCCGGGGTAGTAACGACCCGTGCCGATGTGCACTATGTGGTCACCGAGTACGGGGTGGCGGAACTCTTCGGGAAGTCCCTAAGGGAACGGGCCCAGGCGCTCATCGAGATCGCCCACCCCAACTTCCGGGAAGAGCTCTCCAAAGCTGCTTTCGAGCGCGGGCTGCTCCCCAAGAGCTACCCGGGGTTTACGGCGGTGTAG
- a CDS encoding DUF456 domain-containing protein — protein sequence MNPVADWIFVALWLVGLLGTFIPILPATLIILGAALLHELLVGFSELPRGVWIGLGLLTGLVFLVDNLAGLLGARRYGASRAGVWGAFFGGLLGIFILPPLGLFVMPFVGAWVGEVVAGRPMEAALQAAWGTVVGMFAGMLGKFLIHVAMGILVLRAIF from the coding sequence GTGAACCCCGTGGCCGATTGGATCTTCGTGGCCTTGTGGTTGGTGGGGCTACTTGGAACTTTTATCCCGATTCTGCCCGCGACCCTTATCATCCTGGGGGCAGCCCTCCTGCACGAGCTGCTGGTAGGATTCTCTGAACTCCCTCGGGGGGTGTGGATCGGGTTAGGGCTGCTGACGGGGCTGGTGTTTCTGGTAGACAACCTGGCCGGGCTCTTGGGGGCGCGGCGCTACGGGGCCTCTCGAGCCGGGGTTTGGGGGGCTTTTTTCGGAGGGCTGCTGGGGATCTTCATCCTTCCCCCGCTGGGGCTTTTCGTGATGCCCTTCGTGGGGGCTTGGGTGGGTGAGGTGGTAGCCGGGCGCCCCATGGAAGCCGCGCTTCAGGCGGCCTGGGGTACGGTGGTGGGGATGTTTGCCGGGATGCTGGGGAAGTTCCTGATCCATGTGGCCATGGGCATCCTGGTGTTGCGGGCCATCTTTTAG